The following proteins are encoded in a genomic region of Deinococcus arcticus:
- a CDS encoding WD40 repeat domain-containing protein, which yields MKPKTSLSLALLLGTALSLGSVASALSLSDPKVYTVPGANTRVAAFLPGGQVAVNADNGVLILDQNLKTVRSWYTLPDEVTGLVSSPNGARVAAMTSSRWAVWDAVTGREVRGGQSVYDTRLGFDAQGELLLQDDGTLYRVNIASGQRQEVLGDGELYDMAVSPDGTLLVALYEDRVELVRLSSGEVLAKAPVEGEPYEVAATFAPSGEAAVVRLDEQALVLRAGQAPTALEDGEDLSQRGSVVFLNPQQFVYALYGDGQLYDAQSGKMVGDPLEFDSAGPLVAGPDGTVLALGRAVGRLSTANLSAPARPQVNLPSSNALVGAFVGGVPHAGVAEFINLKTGTALNVGSRGTLWAAEATGDSVWTLGGVTVNVYRAGKITRVGTLDEDAEYETLRATPGGQFAAASGYYGAALLDGRSGKVLGKVTETQLKVEDIHGALPTLDGKGLIITPHEGDPFRYDLASKKRATVFKLPAEAEVYDLHQSPGGTLAVLYGTEDDDRVALVKPGATTAFKTLTFPGSVRALRFSPDGKLLAVLTGDAQNALQVYDTATGAVLARAGSFSLRTSLLVWNPGGTELLVGSGLLGQSGSATVYTVRK from the coding sequence ATGAAGCCAAAGACCTCTCTTTCCCTTGCCCTGCTGCTGGGCACCGCCCTCTCGCTGGGCAGCGTCGCCAGCGCGCTGAGCCTGTCGGACCCCAAGGTATACACCGTGCCGGGGGCCAACACCCGTGTGGCCGCCTTCCTGCCTGGCGGCCAGGTGGCGGTGAACGCGGACAACGGGGTGCTGATCCTGGACCAGAATCTCAAGACGGTGCGCAGCTGGTACACCCTGCCAGACGAGGTGACCGGGCTGGTCAGCAGTCCCAACGGCGCGCGGGTGGCGGCCATGACGAGCAGCCGCTGGGCCGTGTGGGACGCCGTCACGGGCCGCGAGGTGCGCGGCGGCCAGAGCGTCTACGACACCCGGCTGGGCTTTGACGCTCAGGGCGAACTGCTGCTGCAGGATGACGGCACCCTCTACCGCGTGAACATTGCCAGTGGGCAGCGCCAGGAGGTCCTGGGCGACGGCGAACTGTACGACATGGCCGTGAGCCCGGACGGCACGCTGCTGGTGGCCCTGTACGAGGACCGCGTGGAACTGGTGCGCCTGAGCAGCGGCGAGGTGCTGGCCAAGGCGCCAGTCGAAGGCGAACCCTACGAGGTGGCCGCCACCTTTGCGCCGTCGGGTGAAGCGGCGGTGGTGCGCCTGGACGAACAGGCCCTGGTGCTGCGCGCCGGGCAGGCACCCACGGCCCTGGAAGACGGCGAGGACCTCTCGCAGCGCGGCAGCGTGGTGTTCCTCAACCCACAGCAGTTCGTCTATGCCCTGTACGGCGACGGTCAGCTGTACGACGCCCAGAGCGGCAAGATGGTGGGCGATCCCCTGGAATTCGACAGCGCTGGGCCCCTGGTGGCAGGCCCCGACGGCACGGTGCTGGCGCTGGGCCGCGCCGTGGGCCGCCTGAGCACCGCCAATCTGAGCGCCCCCGCGCGGCCCCAGGTGAACCTGCCGTCCAGCAACGCGCTGGTGGGCGCTTTCGTGGGCGGCGTGCCGCACGCCGGCGTGGCCGAATTCATCAACCTGAAAACGGGTACGGCGCTGAACGTGGGCAGCCGGGGCACCCTGTGGGCGGCTGAAGCCACGGGCGACAGCGTGTGGACCCTGGGCGGGGTCACGGTGAACGTGTACCGCGCGGGCAAGATCACGCGGGTGGGCACCCTGGACGAGGACGCCGAATACGAAACCCTGCGCGCCACGCCGGGGGGCCAGTTCGCGGCGGCCAGCGGCTACTACGGCGCGGCGCTGCTGGATGGCCGCAGCGGCAAGGTGCTGGGCAAGGTCACCGAAACGCAGCTGAAGGTGGAAGACATTCACGGCGCCCTGCCCACCCTGGACGGCAAGGGGCTGATCATCACGCCGCACGAGGGCGATCCCTTCCGCTACGACCTGGCCAGCAAGAAGCGCGCCACCGTCTTCAAGCTGCCCGCCGAGGCCGAGGTCTACGATCTGCACCAGAGCCCCGGCGGCACCCTGGCCGTGCTGTACGGCACGGAGGACGATGACCGCGTGGCCCTGGTCAAGCCCGGCGCCACCACCGCCTTCAAGACCCTGACCTTTCCCGGCTCGGTGCGCGCCCTGCGCTTCAGCCCCGACGGCAAGCTTCTGGCGGTGCTGACCGGCGACGCCCAGAACGCCCTGCAGGTGTACGACACCGCCACCGGCGCCGTGCTGGCCCGCGCCGGGTCCTTCAGCCTGCGCACCTCACTGCTGGTGTGGAACCCCGGCGGCACCGAGCTGCTGGTGGGTTCGGGCCTGCTGGGCCAGAGTGGCAGCGCCACGGTGTACACGGTCAGGAAGTAA
- the ftsH gene encoding ATP-dependent zinc metalloprotease FtsH produces the protein MKRLNPWLIVLFVLALFLMFSQAPISGRTSVSYDQFKDLLGEGKVAQVVVRENNATVTLKAPTQITVPGPANQAPRTPTVENFTVLLPNNQAIRDETLIPELERQDVQLRFERPSQWLGILLNFLPIILLFAMMYFFFMRAQGGQNGVMQFGQSRAKKYGKENRVPTKFTDVAGHEEAKRELVEVVDFLKNPGKYHQIGAEIPKGVLLVGPPGTGKTLLARAIAGEADVPFFSVSASEFMEMFVGVGASRVRTLFEDARKSAPAIMFIDEIDSIGRKRGAGIGGGHDEREQTLNQILSEMDGFDKASSVIVLGATNRPDVLDPALLRPGRFDRQVTIDLPNLKEREAILKVHLRNKPMAQGVDVNEIAKSTPYFSGADLKNVTNEAALEAARLSKTQIDMSDFYRALDKITLGLENGSLTISDQEKKAIAYHEAGHAVTAAVIPGSDKLQKVSIIPRGRALGAAFYLPEEQVLMSKERLENQLVVALGGRAAEEVFMGSVTSGAADDFRKATNIARRMVLEWGMGDNFKNMALTTDSGPVFLGEDMAKPKAFSEHTSQLVDEDVKRILTRAYERARDLVTQYRQAMHEVAEALLSQELITGDVVREAVSRVGGETQPMPQTTA, from the coding sequence TTGAAACGGCTCAATCCCTGGCTGATCGTTCTGTTTGTCCTGGCCCTGTTCCTGATGTTCTCGCAGGCGCCCATCAGTGGACGAACCAGCGTGAGTTACGACCAATTTAAAGATCTGCTGGGTGAGGGCAAGGTGGCCCAGGTGGTGGTGCGCGAGAACAACGCCACGGTCACCCTGAAAGCACCCACGCAGATCACCGTGCCCGGCCCGGCCAACCAGGCGCCGCGCACGCCCACGGTGGAGAACTTCACGGTGCTGCTGCCCAACAACCAGGCCATCCGCGACGAGACGCTGATCCCGGAGCTGGAGCGCCAGGACGTGCAGCTGCGCTTCGAGCGGCCCAGTCAGTGGCTGGGCATCCTGCTAAACTTCCTGCCCATCATCCTGCTGTTCGCCATGATGTATTTCTTCTTCATGCGGGCCCAGGGCGGCCAGAACGGCGTGATGCAGTTTGGCCAGAGCCGCGCCAAGAAGTACGGTAAGGAAAACCGCGTGCCCACCAAGTTCACCGATGTGGCGGGCCACGAGGAAGCCAAGCGCGAACTGGTGGAAGTGGTGGACTTCCTGAAGAACCCCGGCAAGTATCACCAGATTGGCGCCGAGATTCCCAAGGGCGTGCTGCTGGTGGGCCCTCCCGGCACGGGGAAAACGCTGCTGGCGCGCGCCATCGCCGGTGAGGCCGACGTGCCGTTCTTCAGTGTCAGCGCCTCGGAGTTCATGGAGATGTTCGTGGGCGTGGGCGCCAGCCGCGTGCGCACCCTGTTCGAGGACGCCCGCAAGAGTGCCCCGGCCATCATGTTCATTGACGAGATTGATTCGATTGGCCGCAAGCGTGGCGCCGGCATTGGCGGCGGGCACGACGAGCGCGAACAGACCCTGAACCAGATTCTCTCGGAGATGGACGGCTTTGATAAGGCCAGCAGCGTCATCGTGCTGGGCGCCACCAACCGCCCCGACGTGCTGGATCCCGCCCTGCTGCGCCCCGGGCGCTTTGACCGGCAGGTGACGATTGACCTGCCCAACCTGAAAGAGCGCGAGGCGATCCTGAAGGTGCACCTGCGCAACAAGCCGATGGCGCAGGGCGTGGACGTCAACGAGATTGCCAAGAGCACCCCGTACTTCTCGGGGGCCGACCTGAAGAACGTAACCAACGAGGCCGCCCTGGAAGCCGCCCGCCTGAGCAAGACCCAGATTGACATGAGCGACTTCTACCGGGCGCTGGACAAGATCACCCTGGGCCTGGAAAACGGCTCGCTGACCATCAGCGACCAGGAAAAGAAGGCCATTGCCTACCACGAGGCCGGGCACGCCGTGACGGCCGCCGTGATTCCGGGGAGCGACAAGCTGCAGAAGGTGAGCATCATTCCGCGTGGCCGCGCGCTGGGCGCCGCGTTCTACCTGCCCGAAGAGCAGGTACTGATGAGCAAGGAGCGCCTGGAAAACCAGCTGGTGGTGGCTCTGGGTGGGCGCGCCGCCGAGGAAGTGTTCATGGGCAGCGTGACCAGTGGCGCCGCCGACGACTTCCGCAAGGCCACCAACATCGCCCGGCGCATGGTGCTGGAGTGGGGCATGGGCGACAACTTCAAGAACATGGCGCTGACCACCGACAGCGGCCCCGTGTTCCTGGGCGAGGACATGGCCAAGCCCAAGGCGTTCAGCGAGCACACCAGCCAGCTGGTGGACGAGGACGTCAAGCGCATCCTGACGCGTGCCTACGAGCGCGCCCGCGACCTGGTAACGCAGTACCGTCAGGCCATGCATGAGGTGGCCGAGGCCCTGCTCTCGCAGGAACTGATTACCGGCGACGTGGTGCGCGAGGCCGTGTCCCGCGTGGGCGGCGAAACGCAGCCCATGCCCCAGACGACCGCGTAA
- a CDS encoding ACT domain-containing protein, translated as MTPQTLSLLPGRYAVVQLPPDAPLPTLAGAFWSLTRTPDELSLVCAEDQVPPGATAADGWVALKLHGPFPFHLTGILAGVLGPLRDAGVGIFALSTFDTDYVLVKQAQQAGATAALRAAGHTVLDC; from the coding sequence ATGACCCCCCAGACCCTGTCGCTGCTGCCGGGCCGCTACGCCGTGGTGCAGCTGCCCCCAGATGCGCCCCTGCCCACGCTGGCCGGGGCGTTCTGGTCCCTGACCCGCACCCCCGACGAACTCTCGCTGGTCTGCGCCGAAGACCAGGTGCCCCCAGGTGCCACCGCTGCGGACGGCTGGGTGGCGCTGAAGCTCCATGGCCCCTTTCCCTTTCACCTGACCGGCATTCTGGCGGGCGTGCTTGGCCCCCTGCGCGACGCCGGGGTGGGCATCTTTGCGCTCAGCACCTTCGATACCGATTACGTGCTGGTCAAACAGGCCCAGCAGGCCGGGGCCACGGCTGCCCTGCGGGCCGCTGGCCATACCGTGCTTGACTGCTGA
- a CDS encoding DinB family protein: MADLALPLETFRRNARVNAALLGALSPADFSLSDGHGGWTIERHLRHMAGFRVGWLWNLSRDHAMVLLDPTQKDADGDPMWRWQNAPASDLGAAFTAGDEAALKAVQAHLASGEPFADPWNEGSYRAHPVHFLMHTVVHDSHHRGQIMALLRQGGHSKEEMDALEEHWAIWRE; this comes from the coding sequence ATGGCCGACCTTGCCCTGCCGCTGGAAACCTTTCGCCGCAACGCCCGCGTGAACGCGGCCCTCCTGGGGGCGCTGAGCCCGGCAGACTTTTCCCTCAGCGACGGCCACGGGGGCTGGACCATTGAGCGGCACCTGCGCCATATGGCGGGTTTCCGGGTAGGCTGGCTGTGGAACCTGTCGCGCGACCACGCTATGGTGCTGCTGGACCCCACCCAGAAAGACGCGGACGGTGACCCGATGTGGCGCTGGCAGAACGCCCCAGCCAGTGACCTGGGCGCGGCCTTCACTGCCGGGGACGAGGCGGCCCTGAAGGCCGTGCAGGCGCATCTCGCGTCTGGCGAGCCCTTCGCGGACCCCTGGAATGAAGGCAGTTACCGCGCCCACCCGGTGCATTTCCTGATGCACACGGTGGTCCACGACAGCCACCACCGGGGCCAGATCATGGCGCTGCTGCGCCAGGGGGGCCACAGCAAAGAAGAGATGGACGCCCTGGAAGAGCACTGGGCCATCTGGCGCGAGTAG
- a CDS encoding DinB family protein yields the protein MLGAALAAHWLGHHHLTARTLALYPDEALLTFSPAPPLRSFGAMLWEVHGQTGYVLQGLRSGIWGEPRWSAPTGRDPAALRAAWAAQTAQLARELPGVPDAAYLGAHRTGWGELSGLDAALGAVDNQVHHRAQGYVYLRALGLEPPEFWDRTPPPAFSGE from the coding sequence ATGCTGGGCGCCGCGCTGGCCGCCCACTGGCTGGGGCACCACCACCTGACCGCCCGCACCCTGGCGCTGTACCCGGACGAGGCGCTGTTGACCTTCTCGCCTGCGCCGCCGCTGCGGTCCTTCGGCGCCATGCTCTGGGAGGTCCATGGTCAGACCGGGTATGTGCTGCAGGGGCTGCGAAGCGGCATATGGGGCGAGCCCCGCTGGTCCGCGCCGACCGGGCGGGACCCGGCAGCCCTGCGCGCCGCCTGGGCCGCCCAGACCGCACAGCTGGCGCGCGAACTGCCGGGGGTACCCGACGCGGCCTATCTGGGCGCACACCGCACCGGCTGGGGCGAACTGAGTGGCCTGGACGCCGCACTGGGCGCCGTTGACAACCAGGTGCACCACCGCGCCCAGGGGTACGTGTACCTGCGGGCCCTGGGTCTTGAACCGCCGGAGTTCTGGGACCGTACCCCGCCCCCTGCCTTTTCAGGAGAATGA
- a CDS encoding DinB family protein has product MTVSALPTAPALSISDFVSHWQGHRALTRRVIAAFPEEALFTFSVGGMRPFGVQATEIHLLSAMTVQAMDTGQWPEPDWAAGPATQAELLREWDALDERLSQVGAGTDPAFFSALHTLPWGNMPGWVATIYAVDNEIHHRAQGYVYLRALGVEPPAFYER; this is encoded by the coding sequence ATGACTGTCTCTGCCCTTCCGACGGCCCCCGCCCTGTCCATTTCAGATTTCGTGTCGCACTGGCAGGGGCACCGCGCCCTGACCCGCCGCGTGATCGCCGCATTCCCGGAAGAAGCCCTGTTCACCTTCAGCGTGGGCGGCATGCGGCCCTTTGGCGTGCAGGCCACCGAAATTCATCTGCTGAGCGCCATGACGGTGCAGGCCATGGACACGGGGCAGTGGCCCGAGCCAGACTGGGCGGCTGGCCCCGCCACCCAGGCCGAGCTGCTGCGCGAGTGGGACGCCCTGGATGAGCGGCTCTCGCAGGTGGGCGCTGGCACTGACCCCGCCTTTTTCAGCGCGCTGCACACCCTGCCGTGGGGGAACATGCCCGGCTGGGTGGCCACGATCTACGCGGTGGACAACGAGATTCACCACCGCGCCCAGGGGTACGTGTATCTGCGGGCCCTGGGTGTAGAGCCCCCCGCCTTTTACGAGCGCTGA
- a CDS encoding helix-turn-helix transcriptional regulator: MYNPAMRVLTVLELLQAHETVTGAELARRLEVSPRTVQRYVTRLQDLGIPVEGRRGVGGAYRLRPGFRLPPLMFTPDEALAAALGLRALQQLGLGALAPAAESAGAKLARSLPQGLRDDVRALEGSVELDASPWTVGVEVAVLAPLLRAVRAARTVQLTYTALDAPPSTRQVDIYRVVHFDGRWYAVGWCHLRREKRSFRVDRIGALEVLPATFTPPADFDAAAYLRAQLRAPPTAYTVSVWLNAPAEHLRGRVSLWGSELEAEEQGTRLRCQREHLHSFAAFLLGLGCDFRIDSPPELHAEFARLHARCAAYAQSSEPLH, translated from the coding sequence ATGTACAACCCGGCCATGCGGGTGCTGACGGTGCTGGAACTGCTGCAGGCGCACGAGACTGTGACCGGCGCGGAGCTGGCCCGCCGCCTGGAGGTCAGCCCGCGCACGGTGCAGCGCTACGTGACCCGCCTGCAGGACCTGGGCATTCCGGTGGAAGGCCGCCGGGGCGTGGGCGGGGCCTACCGGCTGAGGCCGGGCTTTCGCCTGCCGCCTCTGATGTTCACCCCGGACGAGGCGCTGGCCGCCGCCCTGGGCCTGCGCGCCCTGCAACAGCTGGGCCTGGGCGCCCTGGCCCCCGCTGCCGAGAGCGCCGGGGCCAAGCTGGCCCGCAGCCTGCCCCAGGGCCTGCGCGACGATGTGCGGGCCCTGGAAGGCAGCGTGGAACTGGACGCCTCGCCCTGGACGGTGGGTGTGGAGGTGGCGGTGCTGGCGCCGCTGCTGCGCGCCGTGCGCGCGGCGCGCACGGTGCAGCTGACCTACACGGCCCTGGACGCGCCGCCCAGCACGCGGCAGGTGGACATCTACCGGGTGGTGCATTTTGACGGCCGCTGGTACGCCGTGGGCTGGTGCCACCTGCGCCGCGAGAAGCGCTCCTTTCGCGTGGACCGCATAGGGGCGCTGGAGGTGCTGCCCGCCACCTTCACGCCCCCCGCCGACTTCGATGCCGCTGCCTACCTGCGCGCGCAGCTGCGCGCCCCGCCCACCGCCTATACCGTGAGTGTGTGGCTGAACGCACCCGCGGAGCACCTGCGCGGCCGGGTGTCGCTGTGGGGCAGCGAGCTGGAAGCCGAGGAACAGGGCACCCGCCTGCGCTGCCAACGCGAGCACCTGCACTCGTTTGCCGCCTTTCTGCTGGGGCTGGGCTGCGACTTCCGCATCGACAGCCCCCCGGAACTGCACGCCGAATTTGCCCGCTTGCACGCGCGCTGCGCGGCCTACGCACAGTCCTCGGAGCCGCTACACTGA
- a CDS encoding (4Fe-4S)-binding protein, with the protein MTTLPTNQDLAQGKAYVAPGITVYYDARRCVHVANCVRGLPEVFRPGERPWIQAAQAGALAVAAVVRTCPTGALHYALDSEGPEAPQAPTTVTPLPDGPLVLRGNLILQTPGGEVRDVRAALCRCGQSGNKPYCDGTHAQVGWKSGEG; encoded by the coding sequence ATGACGACCCTCCCCACGAACCAGGACCTGGCCCAGGGCAAGGCGTACGTGGCCCCGGGCATCACGGTGTACTACGACGCCCGGCGCTGCGTGCATGTGGCCAACTGCGTGCGCGGCTTGCCGGAAGTCTTCAGGCCCGGCGAGCGGCCCTGGATTCAGGCGGCCCAAGCCGGGGCCCTGGCGGTGGCGGCGGTGGTGCGCACCTGCCCCACGGGCGCCCTGCACTACGCCCTGGACAGTGAAGGCCCCGAAGCGCCCCAGGCGCCCACCACGGTCACCCCGCTGCCCGACGGGCCGCTGGTCCTGCGCGGCAACCTGATCCTGCAGACCCCGGGCGGCGAGGTCCGCGACGTGCGCGCCGCCCTGTGCCGCTGCGGCCAGAGCGGGAATAAGCCCTACTGCGACGGCACCCACGCGCAGGTGGGGTGGAAAAGCGGAGAGGGGTAG
- a CDS encoding thymidine phosphorylase, whose amino-acid sequence MTSLLNIPDLIRKKRDGETHTRAELEQLVLGYTRGEVPDYQMSAWLMAVYLRGMQEQETADLTMVMAQSGDLMDLGTLERTVDKHSTGGVGDKTSLILTPMLAALGLTVAKMSGRGLAHTGGTIDKLESVPGWSPELGEEAFLRQARQTGLALVGQSKDLAPADGKLYALRDVTATVDCLPLIASSIMSKKLASGAQTVVLDVKVGAGAFMRTLEDGRGLARAMVDIGTRAGRQVRAVLTDMDTPLGFMAGNSLEVLEALDTLRGEGPHDLTELCVALAVEALAAHGEDETQAEARARQTLRDGSALAKFRAFVAAQGGDATYVDDPKKFDVAPGRAQVLAQTAGFVQKVDALSVGRAVLALGGGRERKGEAIDHGVGVELLKKPGEAVAAGEAVLRIYHRDGRGLDTAQRLLEGGLAVSETAPAAEPLILDRVN is encoded by the coding sequence ATGACTTCCCTTCTCAACATCCCCGACCTGATTCGCAAGAAGCGCGACGGCGAGACCCACACCCGCGCCGAACTGGAGCAGCTGGTGCTGGGCTACACGCGCGGTGAGGTGCCCGACTATCAGATGAGCGCTTGGCTGATGGCCGTCTACCTGCGGGGCATGCAAGAACAGGAAACCGCCGACCTGACCATGGTGATGGCCCAGAGCGGCGACCTGATGGACCTGGGCACCCTGGAGCGCACCGTGGACAAGCACTCCACCGGCGGCGTGGGCGATAAGACCAGCCTGATCCTGACGCCCATGCTGGCCGCGCTGGGCCTGACGGTCGCCAAGATGAGCGGGCGCGGGCTGGCCCACACGGGCGGCACCATTGACAAGCTCGAAAGCGTTCCCGGCTGGAGCCCGGAACTGGGAGAAGAAGCGTTTCTGCGTCAGGCGCGCCAGACGGGCCTCGCCCTGGTGGGCCAGAGCAAGGACCTTGCCCCGGCCGACGGCAAGCTGTACGCCCTGCGCGACGTGACCGCCACGGTGGACTGCCTGCCCCTGATCGCTTCGTCCATCATGAGCAAGAAGCTGGCTTCGGGCGCGCAGACGGTGGTGCTGGACGTGAAGGTGGGCGCCGGGGCGTTTATGCGCACGCTGGAGGATGGCCGGGGCCTGGCGCGCGCCATGGTGGATATTGGCACCCGCGCGGGGCGGCAGGTGCGCGCGGTGCTGACCGACATGGACACGCCCCTGGGCTTTATGGCGGGCAACAGCCTGGAAGTCCTGGAGGCCCTGGACACCCTGCGCGGCGAGGGCCCCCACGACCTGACCGAGCTGTGCGTGGCCCTGGCCGTGGAAGCCCTGGCCGCCCACGGCGAGGACGAAACCCAGGCCGAGGCCAGGGCCCGCCAGACCCTGCGAGACGGCAGCGCGCTGGCCAAGTTTCGCGCCTTTGTGGCCGCGCAGGGCGGCGACGCCACGTACGTGGACGACCCCAAGAAATTTGACGTGGCCCCTGGCCGCGCGCAGGTGCTGGCCCAGACCGCCGGCTTCGTGCAGAAGGTAGACGCCCTGAGCGTGGGCCGCGCCGTGCTGGCCCTGGGCGGCGGGCGCGAACGCAAGGGTGAAGCCATTGACCACGGCGTGGGCGTGGAACTGCTGAAGAAGCCCGGCGAGGCGGTGGCGGCCGGCGAGGCCGTCCTGCGGATCTACCACAGAGACGGGCGCGGGCTGGACACTGCCCAGCGCCTGCTGGAAGGGGGTCTGGCGGTCAGCGAGACGGCCCCCGCCGCCGAACCGCTGATTCTGGACCGCGTGAATTGA
- a CDS encoding cell division protein FtsB, whose amino-acid sequence MTDAPPPPRPARRAWWRRVQRLPLSMMVASVLAALGIVQLSFQLGHMLYRSATWSAETRQALVRVAALEEDARVLQDAIRAANDPAYLEQLARCRGYVGKTEKVVVSSDAPPPRLPGENCKALRVP is encoded by the coding sequence GTGACGGACGCGCCCCCACCCCCCCGCCCGGCGCGGCGCGCCTGGTGGCGGCGTGTGCAGCGCCTGCCCCTGAGCATGATGGTGGCCAGTGTGCTTGCGGCCCTGGGCATCGTGCAACTGAGTTTTCAGCTGGGGCACATGCTCTACCGCAGCGCCACCTGGTCGGCCGAGACCCGCCAGGCCCTGGTGCGCGTGGCTGCCCTGGAAGAGGACGCCCGTGTGCTGCAAGACGCCATTCGGGCCGCCAACGATCCCGCGTACCTGGAACAGCTGGCCCGCTGCAGGGGCTACGTGGGCAAAACCGAGAAGGTCGTCGTGTCCAGTGACGCCCCGCCCCCCCGCCTGCCCGGCGAGAACTGCAAGGCGCTGCGGGTGCCGTGA